The Candidatus Hydrogenedentota bacterium DNA segment CCGCGTTGCGCAGGGCGTTACGGCTTCTCACCGCGAAGCAACGTATCCAGAAACAGGTCCATTACCGACAGGCAGTGCGCGTTGACTTCGGCGTACAAGTCCATCGCATGATGCCAGCCTTCGATGCGGTCATAGAGATAGGGAACGTTGTTGCGCTGCAAGGTATCGGCCAATCGGTCCGATTGCGAGACGGGCACGCGCGAGTCGACCGTGCCGTGGAAGATCAGGGTGGGTGGACATTGCGGGGACGTGTGGGTCATGGGCGATGCTTCGCGGTAACGATCCTCCGCGCGGCTGTAGCGTCTGCCTCCCAGAAACTTACGGACGGCTTTCGACGTTCGCAAGGGTTTGTCGGTTAAATCGGCGGGGCCGTAGAAGTTGACGACGGCCTGTACGCGCGGCGCGCTGTCGGGCTGGTATGCGGCCATCAGGGCCAGGTGCGCCCCGGCCGATTGTCCGACAATGGCCATGCGAGACGGGTCTGCCTTCCAGTTGCCTGCCTGAGATTGCGCCCAACGAAACGCCTCGCGCACATCGTTTAGCGCCGTGGGATAGGGCGCCACTTGGACGAGGCTGTAGGTGATAGCCACCGCGACGTAACCGCGTTGGGCGTAGTGGATGCCCCACGCGCGGAATGAATCCTCGTTGCCGTGGTCCCACGCGCCGCCGTGAACGAAGACGAGTATGGGAGAAGGGTCCGTTGTGTTGCGAGGACGATACACGTCGGCGCGAAGGCTGCTGTTTTCACGAGACGCATACGGGACGTCTTCTTCGACGAGGACGTTGTCAGGTATGCCTTCCGGGACGGCAGCGTGCGCAACACGTCCCTTGCGGACGGCGTGTGCTGCATCGCGGGCGCTTTTATAACCGGGAGGGGCTGGTGTCGTACGGAGCAGGGCTTCGCCGAAGTTGATGTTGGTGCGGAAATCGGCGTGTACCGCTCCGGTCATAATGGCCAGCGCGAGCATGTACCGCAATATAGAATGCAGCCGGTACATGGTTTACTGAGCGGCATTCGTCCCGGAGGATGCCGGGGCGGGGGGCATGTACTGCGCGAAGAATTTCAGCATATCGTATCGGAACCGTTCGTTGATCGGTTTGGCCATATCCATCGTGTGCGGCCAACCGGGAATTGGGTCGAACTCGCAAGGCGTGCCAACCGCATTGAGTTTCTCACATAACTGGGCGGGTTGTTCAATTGGAATGAGTTCATCGATGGTCCCGTGG contains these protein-coding regions:
- a CDS encoding alpha/beta hydrolase; the protein is MYRLHSILRYMLALAIMTGAVHADFRTNINFGEALLRTTPAPPGYKSARDAAHAVRKGRVAHAAVPEGIPDNVLVEEDVPYASRENSSLRADVYRPRNTTDPSPILVFVHGGAWDHGNEDSFRAWGIHYAQRGYVAVAITYSLVQVAPYPTALNDVREAFRWAQSQAGNWKADPSRMAIVGQSAGAHLALMAAYQPDSAPRVQAVVNFYGPADLTDKPLRTSKAVRKFLGGRRYSRAEDRYREASPMTHTSPQCPPTLIFHGTVDSRVPVSQSDRLADTLQRNNVPYLYDRIEGWHHAMDLYAEVNAHCLSVMDLFLDTLLRGEKP